One Falsarthrobacter nasiphocae DNA segment encodes these proteins:
- a CDS encoding deoxyguanosinetriphosphate triphosphohydrolase yields the protein MAELFWHADHYSPRDKERWRPEPPKSAYRTDFERDRARVLHSSALRRLGAKTQVLAPVTDDFIRTRLTHSLEVAQVGRELGRVLGCDPDIVDAACLSHDLGHPPFGHNGEKALHEAAAGIGGFEGNAQTLRILTRLEPKVLHDDGRPAGLNLTRASLDAACKYPWAAADAPLKPNGLRSSKFGAYDDDLPVFSWIRRGAPEGRACMEAQVMDLSDDISYSVHDVEDAIVGGHLQLKWVENVDQRARVIGYTREWYLPETSPADVDAALARLEMTPGWVRESSGSRADMARIKNMTSGLIGRFASAAFEATRATYDAAALTRYAGSVVVPEETWLEIAVLKGLATTFVMESDMRQPLYARQREILLELVDELNRTGEKWLEPMFAGDLAEAAGDAERLRIVVDQVASLTDRSALDLYERIFGGTPSLL from the coding sequence GTGGCTGAGCTGTTCTGGCACGCTGACCACTACTCGCCGCGGGACAAAGAGCGCTGGCGGCCCGAGCCGCCGAAGAGCGCCTACCGGACGGACTTCGAGCGGGACAGGGCGCGGGTGCTCCACTCGTCCGCCTTGAGGCGGCTGGGCGCCAAGACCCAGGTCCTTGCACCCGTGACGGACGACTTCATCCGCACCCGGCTGACGCACTCCCTCGAGGTCGCGCAGGTCGGTCGCGAGCTCGGCCGCGTGCTCGGCTGCGACCCGGACATCGTCGACGCGGCCTGCCTCTCCCACGACCTCGGCCACCCGCCTTTTGGGCACAACGGGGAGAAGGCGCTCCACGAGGCGGCCGCAGGCATCGGCGGATTCGAGGGCAACGCGCAGACCCTCCGGATCCTCACGCGCCTGGAGCCCAAGGTTCTTCACGACGACGGTCGGCCCGCCGGGCTCAACCTCACGCGGGCGAGCCTCGACGCCGCCTGCAAGTACCCCTGGGCGGCGGCGGACGCGCCGCTCAAGCCCAATGGCCTCCGCTCCTCAAAGTTCGGCGCATACGATGACGACCTGCCTGTCTTCTCGTGGATCCGCCGTGGCGCACCCGAGGGGCGGGCGTGCATGGAGGCCCAGGTCATGGACCTCTCCGACGACATCTCCTACTCGGTTCACGACGTGGAGGACGCGATCGTCGGCGGCCACCTCCAGCTCAAGTGGGTGGAGAACGTGGACCAGCGGGCCCGCGTGATCGGCTACACCCGTGAGTGGTACCTGCCGGAGACGAGCCCCGCTGACGTCGATGCCGCTTTGGCCCGCCTCGAGATGACGCCCGGGTGGGTCCGGGAGTCCAGCGGTTCCCGAGCCGACATGGCGCGGATCAAGAACATGACGAGCGGGCTCATCGGCCGCTTCGCCTCCGCGGCATTCGAGGCCACCAGGGCCACGTATGACGCTGCGGCCCTGACCCGGTACGCGGGGTCCGTTGTGGTGCCGGAGGAGACCTGGCTTGAGATCGCCGTGCTCAAGGGCCTCGCGACCACGTTCGTCATGGAGAGCGACATGCGGCAGCCCCTCTACGCGCGTCAGCGGGAGATCCTGCTCGAACTCGTCGACGAGCTCAACCGCACTGGCGAGAAGTGGCTCGAGCCGATGTTCGCGGGGGACCTCGCCGAGGCGGCGGGGGACGCCGAGCGGCTGCGGATCGTCGTCGACCAGGTGGCCTCGCTGACCGACCGCAGCGCGCTGGACCTGTACGAGCGCATCTTCGGAGGGACGCCGAGCCTGCTCTAG
- the dusB gene encoding tRNA dihydrouridine synthase DusB, with product MSLETHPAKLDLPPLNLGRHTIETPVILAPMAGITNRAYRRLCRENGGGLFVTEMVTSRALVERSPESLRIIEHDDDEPIRSVQLYGVDPVTVGAAVRLLVEEDRADHIDLNFGCPVPKVTRKGGGAALPWKKDLFKAIVETAVREASKGDVPLTVKMRKGIDADHLTFLDAGRIARDAGVAAVALHGRTANQFYSGHADWDAIAELREALPDVPVLGNGDIWSAEDAVAMVNRTGVDGVVIGRGCQGRPWLFADLQAAFEGSDERKTPALGEVAAAVYRHGELLVETFGGDEIVAMRDIRKHMAWYFKGYVVGSDIRTRLATVPTLEELGRILGELDPESPYPGQDAEGPRGRAGRPKRTALPDGWLDSQELTGVGAEMIKAAEVDVSGG from the coding sequence ATGAGCCTCGAGACCCACCCGGCCAAGCTGGACCTGCCGCCGCTCAACCTCGGCCGGCACACCATCGAGACGCCCGTGATCCTCGCGCCCATGGCCGGCATCACCAATCGCGCCTACCGGCGCCTGTGCCGGGAGAACGGCGGCGGCCTCTTCGTGACGGAGATGGTCACCTCCCGCGCCCTCGTGGAGCGCTCGCCCGAGTCTCTGCGCATCATTGAGCACGACGACGACGAGCCGATCCGCTCCGTCCAGCTCTACGGCGTGGACCCGGTCACGGTGGGCGCCGCCGTGCGCCTCCTCGTCGAGGAGGACCGCGCGGACCACATCGACCTCAACTTCGGCTGCCCCGTGCCCAAGGTGACCCGCAAGGGCGGCGGCGCGGCGTTGCCGTGGAAGAAGGACCTGTTCAAGGCGATCGTCGAGACCGCCGTGCGGGAGGCCTCCAAGGGGGACGTGCCGCTGACCGTGAAGATGCGCAAGGGCATCGATGCGGATCACTTGACATTCCTCGACGCGGGGCGGATCGCGCGGGACGCCGGCGTCGCCGCGGTGGCCCTGCACGGGCGCACTGCCAACCAGTTCTACTCGGGCCACGCTGACTGGGACGCCATCGCCGAGCTGCGCGAGGCCCTGCCGGATGTGCCCGTGCTTGGCAACGGCGACATCTGGTCCGCGGAGGACGCCGTGGCCATGGTGAACCGGACGGGCGTGGACGGCGTCGTCATTGGCCGAGGCTGCCAGGGGCGCCCCTGGCTGTTCGCTGACCTCCAGGCGGCCTTCGAGGGCTCCGACGAGCGGAAGACGCCCGCGCTGGGCGAGGTGGCTGCGGCCGTCTACCGGCACGGGGAGCTGCTCGTCGAGACGTTCGGCGGGGACGAGATCGTGGCCATGCGGGACATTCGCAAGCACATGGCGTGGTACTTCAAGGGGTACGTCGTCGGGTCCGACATCCGCACGCGCCTCGCCACAGTGCCCACCCTCGAGGAGCTGGGGCGAATCCTCGGCGAGCTGGACCCGGAGTCGCCCTACCCGGGGCAGGACGCCGAGGGGCCGCGAGGCCGCGCCGGTCGCCCCAAGCGGACGGCCCTGCCGGACGGATGGCTGGACTCTCAGGAGCTCACGGGCGTGGGCGCAGAGATGATCAAGGCCGCGGAGGTGGACGTCTCCGGTGGCTGA
- a CDS encoding LssY C-terminal domain-containing protein, translating into MPHRTVPGAEPMPPSMLDQFMVALAGLASLGLAVFLIAGGFRHGWLGVAFVVPAWGVLAYLALPRLNAALADVYVPANFMGRARTSDGLLGDPVNLAVSGSREHLIRIMTSAGWVVADPITARSSWGIIRSTLRRSSYPSAPVSPLLVFGRPKDLAFEMQVDGNPKQRHHVRFWACPEGWRLPGGDAVQWLGGATYDKAVRLSLYTLQVTHRVAADTDSERDHVVSTLSAAQPGLNVRRLTAFSSGYRSRNGGGDVFVTDGALDIISLGSGDTTTTAGAASAPAGSVRGRTVADLVRRRPLEVFLAYVFLGLSLLQAAEKVIAASVIHSGLGVGQAATATLALAIAVLAWGALRGSRGARSVLMVVLVAAFTVTLLDAGTQSTRLFLATALHATWLTSALVLLSSREAARSLDGAPRGGRGVLAPAASS; encoded by the coding sequence GTGCCCCACCGCACGGTGCCGGGGGCGGAGCCGATGCCCCCGTCCATGCTCGACCAGTTCATGGTGGCCCTCGCGGGTCTCGCCTCGCTCGGGCTTGCCGTCTTCCTCATCGCCGGCGGTTTCCGCCACGGGTGGCTCGGGGTGGCGTTCGTGGTGCCGGCCTGGGGCGTGCTCGCGTACCTTGCGCTGCCCCGTCTCAACGCGGCGCTCGCGGATGTCTATGTCCCCGCCAACTTCATGGGGAGGGCCCGGACCTCCGATGGGCTCCTGGGCGATCCAGTCAATCTTGCTGTCTCAGGCAGCCGCGAGCACCTCATTCGCATCATGACCTCTGCCGGCTGGGTGGTGGCCGACCCCATCACAGCCCGGTCGTCGTGGGGCATCATCCGTTCGACGCTGCGGCGGTCCTCCTACCCGAGCGCGCCTGTCTCCCCGCTGCTGGTTTTCGGGCGCCCTAAGGACCTGGCCTTTGAGATGCAGGTGGACGGGAACCCGAAGCAACGACATCACGTGCGGTTCTGGGCATGTCCTGAGGGCTGGCGTCTGCCGGGTGGCGATGCGGTGCAGTGGCTCGGGGGAGCCACGTACGACAAGGCGGTGCGGTTGAGCCTCTACACACTTCAGGTGACACACCGGGTGGCGGCGGACACCGACTCGGAGCGCGACCACGTCGTCTCCACGCTCAGCGCCGCGCAGCCGGGCCTCAACGTCAGGCGCCTCACGGCGTTCTCGAGCGGCTATCGCTCGCGCAACGGCGGCGGGGACGTCTTCGTGACGGACGGCGCCCTGGACATCATCTCCCTGGGGTCGGGGGATACGACGACGACGGCTGGCGCGGCCTCGGCCCCCGCCGGCTCGGTCCGCGGACGCACCGTGGCTGATCTCGTACGCCGACGCCCGCTCGAGGTTTTCCTGGCCTACGTCTTCCTCGGACTCTCGCTGCTCCAGGCGGCTGAGAAGGTCATCGCCGCGTCGGTCATCCACTCTGGACTCGGCGTCGGGCAGGCGGCGACGGCGACTCTCGCTCTCGCGATTGCCGTACTGGCCTGGGGTGCGCTGAGGGGCTCCCGGGGCGCCCGGTCGGTCCTCATGGTGGTCCTCGTCGCCGCCTTCACCGTCACGCTCCTCGACGCCGGGACGCAGAGCACTCGTCTCTTCCTCGCCACGGCCCTCCACGCCACGTGGCTGACGAGCGCGCTTGTGCTGCTCTCGAGCCGGGAGGCGGCGCGGAGCCTGGACGGGGCCCCACGGGGCGGGCGGGGCGTGCTGGCGCCAGCCGCGTCGTCGTGA
- a CDS encoding sugar porter family MFS transporter, translated as MTTRHDPTPTQTAHRGRIIAVTVAAALGGLLFGFDTAVINGAVDAIKGEFGVSESVLGFTVAITLIGCAVGAWFTGGLADRFGRRPVMTLAAAVFVVQSAGSAFAFSAYDLMAWRLLGGLAIGAASVIAPAYISEIAPAKYRGALASLQQLAITVGIFLSLLNDAGLAALAGGASETLWLGMAAWRWMLLVGVVPALVYGILSWRIPESPQYLVRAGRDDEAAEVLRTVTGVEDPAHKISEIRRTADLESRRSLADLKGSVLGLHPLLWVGMGMAVLQQFVGINAIFYYSTTLWKSVGFSEEDSFTTSVITAIVNVAMTFVAIGLVDRVGRRRLLLWGSVGMFVGLVMASYSFAHATTVGGELSLPAPYGPIALVGANLFVVFFAATWGPILWVALGEIFPNRMRSRALGVSTSANWIANFVVTLLVPIVTARFGTSALYAGFAFFAALSFVFVIKFFPEFSGRELEDRPADA; from the coding sequence GTGACGACAAGGCATGACCCCACACCCACTCAGACGGCCCATCGCGGTCGCATCATTGCCGTCACCGTCGCAGCCGCATTAGGCGGCCTTCTCTTCGGCTTCGACACTGCGGTGATCAACGGCGCCGTCGACGCCATCAAGGGCGAGTTTGGCGTGAGCGAGTCCGTCCTCGGCTTCACGGTCGCCATCACCCTCATCGGCTGCGCCGTCGGAGCGTGGTTCACGGGCGGCCTCGCGGACCGGTTCGGCCGCCGCCCCGTCATGACCCTGGCGGCGGCGGTCTTCGTCGTCCAGTCGGCCGGAAGCGCCTTCGCCTTCTCGGCGTATGACCTCATGGCCTGGCGTCTGCTCGGCGGTCTCGCCATCGGCGCGGCCTCGGTGATCGCGCCGGCCTACATCTCGGAAATCGCTCCGGCGAAGTACCGGGGTGCCCTCGCCTCGCTCCAGCAGCTGGCGATCACGGTGGGCATCTTCCTGTCCCTCCTGAACGACGCCGGCCTGGCGGCGCTCGCCGGCGGCGCATCGGAGACCCTGTGGCTGGGGATGGCGGCCTGGCGCTGGATGCTCCTTGTCGGCGTCGTGCCTGCCCTCGTCTACGGAATTCTGTCGTGGCGGATCCCCGAGTCTCCCCAGTACCTCGTGCGGGCCGGGCGGGACGATGAGGCGGCGGAGGTGCTGCGCACCGTGACCGGCGTGGAGGACCCCGCCCACAAGATCTCCGAGATTCGGCGCACTGCCGACCTTGAGAGCCGCCGCAGCCTCGCGGACCTGAAGGGAAGCGTGCTCGGTCTTCACCCGCTGCTGTGGGTGGGCATGGGCATGGCCGTGCTCCAGCAGTTCGTCGGAATCAACGCAATCTTCTACTACTCGACCACTCTGTGGAAGTCGGTCGGATTCTCCGAGGAGGATTCGTTCACGACCTCGGTCATCACGGCCATCGTCAACGTCGCCATGACGTTCGTGGCCATTGGGCTCGTGGACCGCGTCGGGCGCCGCCGTCTGCTCCTCTGGGGCTCCGTCGGGATGTTCGTGGGCCTGGTCATGGCGTCATACTCCTTCGCACACGCCACGACGGTGGGCGGCGAGCTCTCGCTCCCCGCCCCGTATGGCCCCATCGCGCTGGTCGGAGCCAACCTCTTCGTCGTTTTCTTCGCCGCCACGTGGGGCCCTATCCTCTGGGTGGCCCTGGGGGAGATCTTCCCGAATCGCATGCGCAGCCGCGCGCTCGGCGTCTCCACGAGCGCGAACTGGATCGCCAACTTCGTCGTGACGCTTCTCGTGCCGATCGTGACCGCGCGATTCGGCACCAGCGCCCTTTACGCCGGATTCGCGTTCTTTGCCGCGCTCTCCTTTGTGTTCGTGATCAAGTTCTTCCCGGAATTCTCGGGGCGGGAACTGGAAGATCGTCCCGCAGACGCTTAG
- the dnaG gene encoding DNA primase codes for MGGLIKRDVIDAVRDRADIRSVVETYVSLRSSGVGSYKGLCPFHDERTPSFYIRTSTNTYHCFGCGEGGDVISFLQKQDHTTFAETVEKLAQMTGIPVEYEDGGTGAKPEEIGRRRRLLDAHKIAEEFFAEKLKDPEAAPARAFLAGRGFDGQAARDFGCGYAPQGWDALLKHLTSKGFTREELLEGGLVSQGQRGVYDRFRGRLIWPIRDLTGATIGFGARKLYEDDQGPKYLNTPETPLYKKSQVLYGVDTAKKAISQRREIVVVEGYTDVMAARLAGIETAVATCGTAFGADHIKVARRLMRDDGPGGSVIFTFDGDEAGQRAALRAFEEDQKFVAQTYVVVEPNGMDPCDVRLTRGDQAVRDLIASKRPLFEFAIRSQIARFDVSTAEGRVGALRAAAEIVSQIRDSTLRPEYARQLSQWLGMDLGTVEQAVGSAGRSRGSASRTASMAEQPARPSVSLDLRDPVTRLERDVMAVALQMPQLLDKLRWPPFTRLRLHTPALAAVHVGILAAARNQVPLPRWVAGVAEHVPDELRPMVYELSALPVPARDEDSMLHYGAEVLGRISEMNITRQKADLVSELSRLDPEADRERAGQVSRALLDLEKQRRALRRD; via the coding sequence ATGGGTGGGCTCATTAAGCGGGATGTCATCGACGCGGTGCGGGATCGGGCCGACATCCGCAGCGTCGTCGAGACGTACGTGTCTCTGCGCTCAAGCGGCGTCGGGTCCTACAAAGGCCTCTGCCCCTTCCACGACGAGCGCACGCCGTCCTTTTACATCCGCACCTCCACCAATACGTATCACTGCTTCGGCTGCGGCGAGGGCGGGGACGTCATCTCGTTCCTCCAGAAGCAGGACCACACGACCTTCGCCGAGACCGTGGAGAAACTCGCCCAGATGACGGGGATCCCCGTTGAGTATGAGGACGGCGGCACCGGGGCCAAGCCCGAGGAGATCGGCCGACGCCGCCGCCTCCTCGACGCCCACAAGATCGCGGAGGAGTTCTTCGCTGAGAAGCTCAAGGACCCCGAGGCCGCCCCGGCCCGCGCATTCCTGGCGGGGAGGGGGTTCGACGGCCAGGCCGCCCGGGACTTCGGGTGCGGGTATGCCCCCCAGGGCTGGGATGCGCTGCTCAAGCACCTCACGAGCAAGGGCTTCACCCGGGAGGAGCTGCTCGAGGGCGGGCTTGTCTCCCAAGGCCAGCGGGGCGTGTACGACCGGTTCCGCGGCCGCCTCATCTGGCCCATTCGCGACCTCACTGGAGCCACGATTGGCTTCGGGGCCCGAAAGCTCTACGAGGACGATCAAGGCCCGAAATACCTGAACACGCCCGAGACGCCGCTCTACAAGAAATCGCAGGTCCTCTACGGCGTGGACACGGCTAAGAAGGCCATTTCGCAGCGTCGGGAGATCGTGGTCGTCGAGGGGTACACGGACGTCATGGCAGCCCGGCTGGCTGGCATTGAGACGGCCGTCGCCACATGCGGCACGGCTTTCGGCGCGGATCACATCAAGGTGGCGCGGCGCCTCATGCGCGACGACGGGCCTGGCGGCTCCGTCATCTTCACCTTCGACGGTGACGAGGCCGGTCAGAGGGCCGCACTTCGGGCCTTCGAGGAGGATCAGAAGTTCGTGGCCCAGACGTACGTCGTCGTTGAGCCGAACGGCATGGACCCGTGTGATGTGCGCCTGACCCGCGGGGATCAGGCCGTGCGGGATCTCATCGCCAGCAAGCGGCCGCTCTTCGAGTTTGCGATCCGGAGCCAGATTGCCCGCTTCGACGTGTCCACCGCCGAGGGGCGGGTCGGGGCGCTGCGGGCTGCCGCGGAGATCGTGTCCCAGATCCGGGACTCCACCCTGCGGCCGGAGTATGCGCGCCAGCTCTCCCAGTGGCTTGGGATGGACTTGGGCACCGTTGAACAAGCTGTGGGGTCTGCCGGGCGCTCCCGCGGTTCTGCGTCGCGGACCGCGTCGATGGCGGAACAGCCGGCGCGGCCCTCCGTGTCCCTTGACCTCCGAGACCCGGTCACCCGGCTCGAGCGGGACGTCATGGCCGTTGCGCTGCAGATGCCCCAGCTCTTGGACAAGCTGCGGTGGCCGCCGTTCACGCGGCTGCGCCTGCACACGCCCGCGCTGGCAGCAGTCCACGTCGGCATCCTCGCCGCAGCCCGGAACCAGGTTCCTCTGCCCCGCTGGGTTGCGGGAGTGGCCGAGCATGTGCCGGATGAGCTGCGCCCGATGGTGTACGAGCTCTCGGCCCTGCCCGTTCCTGCGAGAGATGAGGACAGCATGCTTCACTATGGCGCCGAGGTGCTGGGCCGCATCAGCGAGATGAACATCACGAGGCAGAAGGCCGATCTCGTGAGCGAGCTGTCCCGGCTGGATCCGGAGGCGGACAGGGAACGAGCCGGGCAGGTGTCCCGCGCCCTCCTCGACCTGGAGAAGCAGCGGCGGGCCCTGCGGCGCGACTGA
- a CDS encoding MMPL family transporter has product MPSSRAADPSGAPGRVKLIAVLALVLWVCLAGIGGPLVGKLGSVQNNDTQSFLPDGAQSTQVARSLEDFKTEESLPLFITVEKDSRMGREDFAQAQGYAKGLIGLSIPGLSGTLGDYLVTKDAPPLIPSEDGSAFLIPVNLAADKVDGNITPDGASKEKQISNVIVDELRENRPEIQGATVLVTGPAAFAADLLTAFGGIDGVLLLVTLAVVLVILVVVYRSPILPIAVLFTAVSALALAALVIFPLARSGALQLSGQSQGILFILVVGAATDYCLLFVARYREEFTQGTRLQAVVTAWKRSAESIIASGVTVIAGLLCLLLADLGNISSLGPIGALGVAAAVVASLTLLPALLLLLGKAAFWPAIPKAGREMQHRGWTKHAQRVTRRPRLTWAVTGLALVALSLFAPTFKADGISQADFFTTPVESVEGNAVLERHFPSGEPSAVQVTAAKNEADAAKSVLERTEGVNPKEITTTPSRDGDRVLLTATLTHGSETPEAEASITALRGALADTAPNANVGGPAAVSLDTLEAAKHDERTVMPAILAVVFVLLIGLLRSLTAPLMIVLVNVLSFAASIGVSALVFNHVFHFKGADASTPLLAFVFLVALAVDYSIFLMVRAREESLSEGTERGIITATAVTGGVITSAGLVLAATFAALSILPIIFMAQIAFIVGFGVLLDTFVTRSILVPALTRDLGDRVWWPWFRQASRGANSEAP; this is encoded by the coding sequence ATGCCCAGTTCCCGTGCAGCCGATCCGAGCGGAGCCCCTGGACGGGTCAAGCTCATTGCCGTGCTCGCCCTCGTCCTGTGGGTGTGTCTTGCAGGCATTGGCGGACCGCTGGTCGGCAAACTCGGCAGTGTCCAGAACAATGACACGCAGTCCTTCCTGCCGGACGGGGCTCAATCCACCCAGGTGGCTCGCAGTCTTGAGGACTTCAAGACGGAGGAGTCGCTTCCACTGTTCATCACGGTGGAAAAGGACTCGCGAATGGGACGAGAGGACTTTGCGCAGGCTCAGGGGTACGCGAAGGGCCTGATTGGCTTGTCCATCCCAGGGCTCAGCGGCACGCTGGGCGACTACCTGGTGACGAAGGACGCGCCGCCTCTGATCCCGTCGGAAGACGGCTCCGCATTCCTCATCCCTGTGAATCTCGCAGCAGACAAGGTCGACGGGAACATCACCCCGGACGGGGCGTCGAAAGAGAAGCAGATCTCGAACGTCATCGTGGACGAGCTCCGCGAGAATCGCCCCGAGATCCAAGGTGCGACGGTTCTGGTCACAGGTCCGGCCGCATTCGCGGCGGATCTGCTGACGGCATTCGGCGGCATTGACGGTGTCCTCTTGCTCGTCACCCTCGCAGTTGTTCTGGTCATTCTCGTCGTCGTCTACCGGAGCCCGATCCTGCCCATCGCCGTCCTCTTCACCGCGGTCAGTGCCCTCGCACTCGCGGCACTCGTCATTTTCCCGCTCGCCCGCAGCGGTGCACTCCAGCTCTCGGGCCAGAGCCAGGGAATCCTGTTCATCCTCGTCGTGGGCGCTGCCACGGACTACTGCCTGTTGTTCGTGGCCCGCTATCGCGAGGAATTTACGCAAGGCACGCGTCTGCAGGCGGTTGTCACTGCGTGGAAGCGCTCGGCAGAGTCCATCATTGCGAGCGGTGTGACCGTCATCGCCGGGCTGCTCTGCCTTCTTTTGGCGGATCTGGGCAACATCTCGTCCCTCGGTCCCATCGGTGCGCTGGGTGTGGCGGCCGCCGTCGTCGCCTCCCTGACACTCCTGCCCGCCCTCCTTCTGCTTCTTGGAAAGGCCGCCTTCTGGCCGGCCATTCCGAAGGCTGGCCGCGAAATGCAGCATCGAGGCTGGACAAAGCATGCCCAGCGCGTGACTCGGCGCCCGCGCCTGACGTGGGCCGTGACCGGGTTGGCGCTCGTGGCCCTGAGCCTCTTTGCCCCGACGTTCAAGGCAGACGGAATCAGCCAGGCTGACTTTTTCACAACGCCCGTGGAGTCGGTTGAGGGAAACGCTGTCCTGGAGCGGCATTTCCCCTCGGGGGAGCCGTCGGCAGTTCAGGTGACGGCAGCAAAAAATGAGGCCGACGCCGCGAAATCCGTGCTTGAACGGACGGAGGGCGTGAATCCGAAGGAAATCACGACGACGCCGAGCCGGGACGGGGATCGAGTGCTTTTGACCGCCACGCTGACCCATGGCTCCGAGACTCCGGAGGCGGAGGCCTCGATCACGGCGTTGCGCGGCGCGCTCGCGGATACGGCCCCGAATGCGAATGTCGGGGGCCCTGCCGCCGTGAGCCTCGATACTCTCGAGGCAGCGAAGCACGATGAGCGCACGGTCATGCCGGCCATTCTCGCGGTGGTGTTCGTGCTCCTGATCGGCCTTCTCCGATCCCTCACGGCCCCGCTCATGATCGTCCTGGTCAATGTTTTGAGCTTCGCGGCGTCGATCGGCGTCTCAGCCCTCGTGTTCAATCACGTCTTTCACTTCAAGGGCGCGGATGCATCGACGCCTCTGCTGGCTTTCGTGTTCCTCGTCGCGCTGGCCGTGGACTACTCGATCTTCCTGATGGTCCGGGCCCGGGAGGAGTCTCTGTCGGAGGGCACAGAGCGTGGCATCATCACGGCCACAGCGGTGACGGGCGGCGTCATCACCAGCGCGGGTCTCGTGCTGGCGGCCACTTTCGCAGCCCTGTCCATCCTGCCGATTATCTTCATGGCCCAGATTGCGTTCATTGTCGGGTTCGGCGTCCTCCTTGACACGTTTGTGACGCGCAGCATTCTGGTACCGGCATTGACTCGCGACCTCGGGGACCGGGTCTGGTGGCCATGGTTTCGCCAGGCCTCGCGGGGCGCGAACAGCGAGGCGCCGTAG
- a CDS encoding FMN-binding glutamate synthase family protein yields MKKRAVWTGITSSVGAGLGGLAIWDLVQKKHAILRNYPVVGHARFALEAIRPEIQQYFIERNWDGRPFDRDTRSTVYARSKGEEGTQPFGTERDVLEEGYEYLAHSIVPVPQAEEPPRVRIGGPDCTQPYDMALMNVSAMSFGSLSANAIRALNKGAAIGGFAHDTGEGGISTYHLENGGDLVWEIGSGYFGCRTATGDFDPEAFREKSRQSAVKMVSLKLSQGAKPGLGGVLPGPKVTEEIAAIRGVPVGETVVSPPYHRVFSTPKELIEFIATMRELSGGKPAGFKMCVSSRLEVLALCKAMVELGVTPDFVIVDGSEGGTGAAPLEFEDHVGMPLTEGLMMWHNALIGAGLRDRVKIGASGKVAVSSDIVKRIIQGADFTNSARTMMMAVGCIQAQACDTGKCPTGVATQDKRRQRAIDVPDKSHRVAAYQRTTVRQAMSMMAAMGVDRPEDLRPWMLRRVVAPGVSRSYAELYEWLSPRSLVEGTDPRNEDEAAWKRDWDLVSAESFRVDGERT; encoded by the coding sequence ATGAAGAAGCGTGCGGTGTGGACTGGGATCACGTCGAGCGTCGGGGCTGGCCTCGGCGGGCTCGCCATCTGGGACCTCGTGCAGAAGAAGCACGCCATTCTCAGGAATTACCCCGTTGTGGGCCATGCGCGGTTCGCACTCGAGGCGATCCGGCCCGAGATCCAGCAGTACTTCATTGAGCGCAACTGGGACGGGCGCCCATTTGACCGCGATACGCGGAGCACGGTGTATGCGCGGTCCAAGGGCGAGGAGGGCACGCAGCCGTTCGGCACTGAGCGCGACGTCCTGGAGGAGGGGTACGAGTACCTCGCACATTCCATCGTCCCGGTCCCGCAGGCCGAGGAGCCGCCTCGCGTTCGAATCGGCGGTCCGGACTGCACGCAGCCGTACGACATGGCGCTCATGAACGTCTCCGCCATGAGTTTCGGCTCCCTTTCTGCCAACGCCATTCGGGCGCTCAACAAGGGCGCGGCTATTGGGGGCTTTGCGCACGACACGGGAGAGGGCGGCATTTCGACCTACCACCTCGAGAACGGCGGCGATCTCGTCTGGGAGATCGGCAGCGGCTACTTCGGATGCCGAACGGCTACGGGTGATTTCGACCCGGAAGCCTTCCGCGAGAAGTCCCGTCAGAGCGCCGTCAAGATGGTCTCTCTCAAGCTGTCACAGGGCGCCAAGCCCGGCTTGGGCGGCGTTCTCCCTGGGCCGAAGGTCACGGAGGAGATCGCTGCCATCCGAGGCGTCCCGGTGGGGGAGACCGTTGTCAGCCCGCCATACCACCGAGTTTTCAGCACGCCGAAGGAGCTCATCGAGTTCATCGCCACGATGCGAGAGCTGAGCGGCGGCAAGCCTGCAGGATTCAAGATGTGCGTCAGTTCCCGTCTCGAGGTCCTCGCCTTGTGCAAGGCCATGGTGGAGCTCGGCGTCACGCCTGACTTCGTGATCGTCGACGGATCGGAGGGAGGCACGGGTGCCGCCCCGCTCGAGTTCGAGGACCACGTCGGCATGCCGCTGACGGAGGGACTCATGATGTGGCACAACGCCCTCATCGGAGCGGGCCTGCGGGACCGCGTCAAAATCGGGGCCTCCGGCAAGGTCGCGGTCTCGAGTGACATCGTCAAGCGCATCATCCAAGGCGCAGACTTCACGAACTCGGCTCGGACCATGATGATGGCGGTCGGCTGCATTCAGGCGCAAGCGTGCGACACGGGCAAGTGCCCCACGGGCGTGGCCACTCAGGACAAGCGCCGTCAGCGTGCCATCGACGTCCCCGACAAGTCCCACCGTGTGGCCGCCTATCAGCGGACCACCGTACGTCAGGCCATGTCCATGATGGCTGCCATGGGGGTCGATCGTCCGGAGGACCTGCGCCCGTGGATGCTCCGCCGCGTCGTCGCCCCCGGCGTGAGCCGCTCGTACGCAGAGCTGTACGAGTGGCTCTCCCCGCGCTCCCTCGTTGAGGGCACAGACCCGAGGAATGAGGACGAGGCAGCGTGGAAGCGGGATTGGGACCTTGTCTCGGCTGAGTCGTTCCGGGTGGACGGCGAGCGCACCTGA